The genomic region CTAGGTACATGATTTGGCCCTAGAATGAGGATTCGAGGACGAACCCTAGGCCCACGAGTCTACCCCATGGTTGTTCTTGCGATTCAATGGCATGCGGATGTTCTTCGGGCATGGAATCTTCGGTCTCCACCCGGAGTGTTAAGTCACTAGTTGAGGCAGCACAAGGTCTTCTTTCTGGAGTGTTAGGACACTTTCCGAAGCTAACTCGGCTATACTCGAAACGTTCGCTATGGGCCATGGCAATTGCGAATATTTTTATGGCAAATTCTTCCAAAAATCCATGGCATTTTgttcaaaaacacatggcaaattCTGACAAACAAAGGATTTTGCCGCGAAAATTTTCGTGCTTCCAATGCGTAAATTGCCACGAAAAACATTAATTTTGCCATGCTCTCCCAACAAACATTTGCTGAGTAACATTACCCATAAAAAATTGTAATGGGACTATATTTCTTTCATAGTAATACATGctcatttatatcataaggatCATAGCACAAGCCACGTACATACCgacctgacaaaactgaaaagacaacGGAACGCTAGCCTTTGCATAAAGGAATACCAGCCAAGAAATAAAGTTACAGTCAAGACCGAAAatcctctgagcttgacaccagcACCCGTCACCTACCACTGGGGCCACCGCAGCAGCCACCAAAAAAACAATGACAAATCATCTTCACACCCGAGCTTGAAGCGTCTCCATTGCTGATATACAActttgggggagggggggggaggggaggcacCGCACATGGTTGGAGAAAAATGTGTGTGATGGGGTTATTCACTGACACATATTTTCTCAAAAGAAGCGTGCATGCTTAGGAGTTGTGATATCTGACTTGTTTAATTTCACATTACCATAAAGTCAAATATGTAATAGTTATTAGATCGTTTATTCACTCCACTCTAGGAGACATTCAGATCCTTTCACCACCGCCGCTCTATTTATAAATGAAAGTTCAATATATTTACCATGTCATGCCCCTTGGGAGATTATGGTGGCGCCCTTAGCCATAAGAGTAACCTTGCCAAATATGCCAAAGTGATGTTACACTATTCGCATTGTCAATTTCCCATAGCTATGCTCAAGAGGAGGGATAATTCGTCAACTATCTGGTTTTTGCCAATGTTTCTTACTCGTGCCAACTATAAGAAACCTAGGTACAGGATTTGGCCCTAGAATGAGGATTCGAGGACGAACCCTAGGCCCACGAGTCTACCCCATGGTTGTTCTTGCGATTCAATGGCATGCGGATGTTCTTCGGGCATGGAATCTTCGGTCTCCACCCGGAGTGTTAAGTCACTAGTTGAGGTAGCACAAGGTCTTCTTTGAGTGTTAGGACACTTTCCGAGGATAACTCGACTATACTCAAAACGTTCGCTATGGGCCATGGCAATTGCGAATGTTTTTATGGCAAATTCTTCCAAAAATCCATGGCATTTTtttcaaaaacacatggcaaattCTGACAAACAAAGTATTTTGCTGCGAAAATTTTCGTGCTTCCAATGCGTAAATTGCCGCGAAAAACATTCATTTTGCCATGCTCTCCCAACAAACGTTTGCTGAGTAACATTACCCATAGAAAATTGTAATGGGACTATATTTTTCATAGTAATacatgtctcatttatatcataaggatCATAGCACAAGCCACGTACATACCgacctgacaaaactgaaaagacaacGGAACGCTAGCCTTTGCATAAAGGAACACTAGCCAAGAAGTAAAGTTACAATCAAGACCGAAAatcctctgagcttgacaccagcGTCCGTCACCTACCACTGGGGCCACCACAACAGCCACCAAAGAAACAATGACAAATCACCTTCACACCCGAGCTTGAAGCGTCTCCATTGCTGATATACAACTTTGgagacctccaaggtggctcaccaaagacGTAACCATTACCGTCGAATGAATCATATCAGGGCAACACCCCGAACACGTTATCAAACtccagatccccccccccccccccccccccccccgccacacacacacacaactaagGCATCGGAGGAGAAAACCATACGTGTCATTCAcaaaccacgaacccagcacatgaTCCACCATCTCTTCCTGATGCCGCCGATGCAGACCATAATCTGCATCCTCTCCTAGGCTACCTACCAAGCTCCGCGCCCGCGTTCAAGCAAATGCCGTTGCAACGGCGGagtccgaggacacaggtccaccacgaggatgccgccacaccattcttgcttgaacagactgatttcaaatccatccccaactATAAGACTGGTCGCCTCATCGGAATAGGATCTGAAAAAAAATTATTCAGCGTCGTCATTGTCGCCATCGAAGTCAAGACGATGAACAGCCTAAAACCTAAACTATGAGAGTAAAAAACGATCCACACGTGTGGATccgacaaccccccccccccccccccccccccacccaccccacccccaccaccaCTGCCGCCGACGACCAAAGTCGCCAACGGAGGGGAGCCGCTGGAAGACGGCGGCGGGGGTGACTCCTGGCTGTGGCGAGACCGCCTTTTCTTTCTtcgagaagaagaaagaaaagcgaacaactatttttattttattttttgcatagAAGAAAAGCGAACAACTAAACAAAGCTTTTTTTTATACTGGGATTATATTTCTGCGTATAATTTAGATGTATCCGGAAAAAAGGGGAAATATTGAATAGTAGGAAACGAGCAGCAGAGACGGTATTTAGGTTACCGATCTCGCCCGAGAAACCCTTCCagcggctagggtttcgcccgagCCACCCCATGAGATCACCACTGCCGTTCTGAACCTGATTCCGTTGGCGTCGTGCCGTCgttccgtccgtccgtccgttggCTCCGTGCTCGGCATTCCAGCGCTACCTCGTCCGCCTCTTCAACAGAACCGATGGCTCCGAGAAAGTACAAGAAAGCGCCTAGATCGACCGCCGTCGACCGCATCGGCGACCTCCCGGACGAGATTGTCCACCACATCCTCTCCTTTCTGCCCGCGCAGGAGGCCGTGCGCACGTCCGTGCTCGCCCGGCGCTGGCGCCACCTCTGGAGGTCGGCGACCGGCCTGCGCATCGTCGGCATTGAGGGCGCGGATACCGTCCAGGAGCTCCGGCAGTTCGTGGACCATCTGCTAATCCTGCGTGGGCACGCGGAGCTTCATACTTTTGAGATCGGCATCTCTGAATTCTCGCAAGAGGACGTGCCGTACGTGAACCTTTGGAGTTTGGACCCGTTTCGCCATCCTGTGCAAAGTTCGTTCGCTCACAGTTCGTTTCTGTGACAGTTTATTTCTCAACCTATATGAGCCGCCTCTTGTCTCACGGCATCTGAGGGCACTAGACCTTGAGGGCGTGCGCCTGCAAGGGGCCTTTCTTGATTTTACTTCCTGCCCAGCATTGGAGGATCTGAAGATGAAGCAGTCCCACATTTATCTTGAGAAGATAGTGTCCCGGTCTCTACAACGTTTGAGCATCATCGGTTGCAGCTCCGATATGTACTACCGGATCAGTATCTCTACCCCTTGCCTCATCTCGTTTACACTGGATGGCTTTCAGGACAAAACCCCTTTGCTTGAAAGCACGCCATTGTTAGAGACTGCATTTGTGAGGCTTGGGTGTGACTACTACGATACCTGTCATAATTATGAGGATGGGCTTTTTTGTGGTGCTAATGATTCTAGCTGTCCAAATTGTCTTGCTTACAATGATGGAATGAGCAAGACTGTGCTTCTTGGAGCTCTCTATAATGCTAAACATCTGGAGTTGATATCTACATCAGAAATGGTATGCACACCTCTGTCCTGAACTCCTACTCCTGTTGCTATCCATTTTTTTTCTTGTTGAATTTCTACGTACAATTAGTCATTCCGTTTCTTTGTACTTTGCATGTCGATCCCTTTAGTGGGATTGTGAGAGTAATCATGGGGTACTACTCTCATACCCCTTCTTTTTAACAATAGAAGGACTATCCACTATTCATGGCTACCAATTGCGATCCCGCACTAAGGATTAATTAGTCCATTGTTTTGTTTGTATATTTGTTCCAGTTTATTTTTGCAAGGGATTTGAAATGGTGCCCTACATTTAACAAGCTGAAGACTTTATTACTCAATGAATACTGGTGCGTGGGTCCTGACTTTGATGCACTAACTTGCATTCTCAAACACTCTCCAGTTCTAGAGAAACTCACTCTTCAACTTGTTTCCGAGGTTTGTGTTTCATGGATAGATTATTTCTGCACTACTGAAGTGTGTATTTATCATTCATCTTCCTTAAATGATTCCATCTTCGCAGGGACAACAAGCACATAAGTGGAAATGAAGGGAAGCTACAGTTCTATGGAGAGATCTGCTGTAATATCGGAGCACCTAAAGTTAATTTCTATCAAGTATAATGTAGTTGATGACAGAGTTCTCCAACTTTTGACGTTCATGTGCACATTTAACATACGTAAGTTGACTGATAACCCTTTTCATGTTTGCTATATTCTGAATTTCTACTAAATGTGTGCTAATATAAGGAAAGTAAGTGAGCGAGTAACTTCTAAATTGCTCTCAATTTCAATATGTTAAGAGTCCCAAATTACTTGATACATGGGAACACTGCACAACATTTGGGTGGAGAAACATTGTAATCCATTTTAGAGGAGTTTAAATTTAATTTAAATAAACAATAGCACACCTTATGGGCTTGTTGATTTCTTCTCACGTCAAAAAATTGTGTGAACAGTTTTGAACAAAAATAAATGGCGTGGATTATTTATTACCAAACTGATCACCACCCAGATTTATTTTGCACCCTATATGTGAAATGTGCCTTTCTCACTACACATAGTTTTGATGTTCTTTTAAAGAAAAGTAAAACATGGATGGATAGCATGCTAGTAGGTTGCAAAGTTTGGTGGAAACAAATACCGTAGGTATGCTACTTTTCTTGTTTGGGTAGCATAGCATTCACTATCCAAGTTGCTTCATTGTTTTATTTATATGTGACTCAGCTATCATATCTTTACACCAGAATCTGCGAGTGTAAATGTTATACCGTGGTGCATATTAGTGATATTAAAAAATAACTCAACTTTCTCCGGTGGGAAATACATCGAATATATATATCGGAATCCTTGCTCCCATGTGTAAAAAAATCTACGCAAATATCTTCAAATAATAATTGGTAACAATGTAGCCAAACTTGTTGATCTATCTTGTGAATAGTTGTTAGTACTTACTGCCATGTCCTTTTAACACCATTAGATGGGTGGTTCACTCCCCTTCTTAAGCAATTTTTCATCATCAAGTTATTGTACATATACACACTTGTATTACTAGGGACTAATTATTTTTTGTCCGCACATTTATTTATTATCAATTCAATCATGACccttttgtgtagtttcataattcCCAAGTATCCCTACACTAGAGTTTTATATATTATTCCTTTTTTGCTTTGGGAGACCTAAACATAACTTCTACGGTTCTACGTGTGTCCAATATGATTTGTTGTTTTACTTGCTTTATTGTGAAACTACTTATGACATTTTGGTGACACATCTTGTTGTAATAGCTATAGAAAGTTGTTCGCGCGGTTCTCCTGTATTCTGAATCATTTGAACTTTCTCCACCTTCTAGGATCATTTGAATTCTTTTCCTAAAGATGATTGAACATTTCTCACATACTACCTATGTTTCCAAATACTTGAATTTCTAGGTTTATCCTAAGTCAAACACCTTTAAGTTTGACAAAGTACATAGAAAAGTATACCAATATCTACAACGGCATATCAATTTTATAAGATTCACCATGAAATATGTTATCATGCTATATATAGTTGATGCCATAGATGGTGATATATTTTTCTATAGAGTTGGTCAAACATAAAGATGTTTGACTTAGATTAGGCAAGAATTCACCCGGTATTGTACCTAGCCTAGAAAATTATCAAATATAATGAAGTTTTGGCTCAATATATCTTTAATAGAACTTGTTGTAAATTACATTTGAATATAATTAGATAAACTATAAAATATGACATGATCACTCAGGTCTTCTAATATTTTCACTTTGTTGTCAACTGAGTTGTTATTTCTTCTGATGACATTGTTCTTACTTCATCATGTCTTTCTGGTTTTGGCAGGATTCAGTTTTGAGTAAGGGTGAGAAAAACTGACTTGATGGTAGATTCATCGATGTGCTATCTATGGAGTATTTGAAAATTTAAGGCTTCATTCTGATGTGATGATTTTTCCCATTTGCAATATTTTATCTACATGCAACTTAGAGCTTCAGATCATCTAGCTAGACCAGTTTTTATGATACCAGGTTTATGCACTTTATGCTTGGAGATAATGTCTATTGCACCTTTTGCTCATCAAGATTTATGTGCTTCATCATAGAACTTGCATCATGAATTGTTATGTTTGATTTGGTTATTGTCTCTTGTCCTATGGTTCCATGAATGGATATGAAGTTGTCATTTTGGAGAATAGAAAAGTGAACCAAGAGCAAATAAAACATCATTTAGGAAgtcaaaaaaaggagaaaaagagaaGTTAAGGCATTTTTGGTTAACATGATTCTTAAAATGGAATAAAAACACAGGGTTGGGATGGCATGATAAGGAAACACAAAATTATGTACCATAACTGTTAGAAAAGTGAGAACTTTCTTATATCATTATGTGTGAGGCATATTTGTCACAGAAATAAAATAATTTGTTTCATTAGATTATTATCAGTGGAATGTAACTTCTATCATTTCTAACCCTACAAACAAAACAAACTCTAGGAAAAAATCGATGGGAACCCCTTTCTTTTCACTATTCGGTGGATACATGATGTTAATGTCATCCCTACCCACCCCCTATGAGAGTCGCCAAAAATGCAGTCTCCCTAAATTTTATCAATGTTAGGCCATATAGGGAATTGTAGGGAGGTAGGAAGGAAGATATGGTTACCTACCTCTCTCATCAGATTAAAGACCATTCTCTTCACTCCTCGGTATACTAGAAAACCGTGAAAAGGATTACTCTAAAAGTGTTTTCTTCCTGACAGAATCCTTGGAGTTCAGTCCTTGTAAAG from Triticum aestivum cultivar Chinese Spring chromosome 4A, IWGSC CS RefSeq v2.1, whole genome shotgun sequence harbors:
- the LOC123082993 gene encoding FBD-associated F-box protein At4g10400-like, with protein sequence MAPRKYKKAPRSTAVDRIGDLPDEIVHHILSFLPAQEAVRTSVLARRWRHLWRSATGLRIVGIEGADTVQELRQFVDHLLILRGHAELHTFEIGISEFSQEDVPLFLNLYEPPLVSRHLRALDLEGVRLQGAFLDFTSCPALEDLKMKQSHIYLEKIVSRSLQRLSIIGCSSDMYYRISISTPCLISFTLDGFQDKTPLLESTPLLETAFVRLGCDYYDTCHNYEDGLFCGANDSSCPNCLAYNDGMSKTVLLGALYNAKHLELISTSEMFIFARDLKWCPTFNKLKTLLLNEYWCVGPDFDALTCILKHSPVLEKLTLQLVSEGQQAHKWK